In Cyclopterus lumpus isolate fCycLum1 chromosome 17, fCycLum1.pri, whole genome shotgun sequence, a genomic segment contains:
- the LOC117746585 gene encoding WD repeat-containing protein 37 isoform X3, whose product MPVESGSSAAARQAKQKRKSHSLSIRRTNSTEQERFGLQRDMLEGQDSKLPLSMRSNLLDLFSQIEREFENLYIENLELRREMETLNDRLAADGQTLEGADLAKGALKTKASHSTSQLSQKLKTTYKASTSKIVSSFKATTSRAVCQLVREYVGHRDGIWDLSVSRTQPVVLGTASADHSAMLWSIETGKCLLKYVGHQGSVNSIKFHPTEQMALTASGDQTAHIWRYMVQLPTPQPVADVSQTPCEDDVEFSDKDEADGEVEGPNDCPSVRLATTTLRSHQGVVIAADWLLGGKQVVTASWDRAANLYDVETSELVHSLTGHDQELTHCCTHPTQRLVVTSSRDTTFRLWDFRDPSIHSVNVFQGHTDTVTSAVFTVGDNVVSGSDDRTVKVWDLKNMRSPIATIRTDSAVNRISVSVTQKVIALPHDNRQVRLFDMSGVRLARLPRSNRQGHRRMVCCSAWCEDNATCNLFTCGFDRQAIGWNINIPALLQEK is encoded by the exons GACTCCAAGCTGCCCCTGTCTATGAGGAGCAACCTGCTGGACCTGTTCAGTCAGATCGAGAGGGAGTTTGAAAACCTGTACATCGAAAACCTGGAAC TGCGCAGAGAAATGGAAACGCTGAACGACCGCTTGGCCGCGGACGGGCAGACCTTGGAAGGGGCCGATTTAGCCAAAGGAGCCCTGAAGACAAAAG CGAGTCACAGCACGAGCCAGCTGTCACAAAAACTAAAGACGACCTACAAGGCTTCAACAAGCAAG ATCGTGTCCAGTTTCAAAGCGACCACGTCCAGAGCCGTGTGCCAGCTGGTCCGGGAGTATGTCGGCCACAGAGACGGCATCTGGGACCTCAGCGTCTCCAGGACTCAACCTGTGGTGCTCGGCACCGCGTCTGCAG acCACTCTGCGATGCTGTGGAGCATTGAGACGGGAAAGTGCCTCCTCAAATACGTGGGCCATCAGGGATCAG TCAACTCCATCAAGTTCCACCCGACTGAACAGATGGCTCTGACGG CCTCTGGAGACCAGACGGCTCACATCTGGAGATACATGGTGCAGCTGCCGACTCCTCAGCCGGTGGCTGATGTCAGC CAGACGCCCTGCGAAGACGACGTGGAATTCTCGGACAAGGACGAGGCCGACGGCGAGGTCGAGGGTCCAAACGACTGCCCCTCTGTCCGCTTGGCCACCACGACTCTGCGCAGCCATCAGGGCGTGGTGATCGCCGCCGACTGGCTGTTGGGGGGCAAACAGGTGGTGACGGCGTCCTGGGACCGAGCCGCCAACCTGTACGACGTGGAGACGTCGGAGCTGGTCCACTCGCTCACCG gccATGACCAGGAGCTGACTCACTGCTGCACACACCCAACCCAGCGTCTGGTGGTGACCTCGTCCAGAGACACCACCTTCAGACTGTGGGACTTCAGAGACCCGTCCATCCACTCCGTCAACGTGTTCCAGGGACACACCGa CACGGTGACGTCCGCCGTGTTCACGGTGGGCGACAACGTGGTGTCGGGCAGCGACGATCGCACCGTCAAAGTGTGGGACCTGAAGAACATGAGGTCGCCCATCGCAACCATCCGCACCGACTCCGCTGTCAACAG GATCAGCGTGTCGGTGACCCAGAAGGTCATCGCTCTTCCTCACGACAATCGGCAGGTCCGGCTGTTCGACATGTCCGGGGTGCGGCTGGCTCGACTCCCACGAAGcaacagacag GGTCACCGGCGGATGGTGTGCTGCTCCGCCTGGTGTGAAGACAACGCCACCTGCAACCTGTTCACCTGCGGCTTCGACCGGCAGGCCATCGGCTGGAACATCAACATCCCCGCCCTGCTGCAGGAGAAATGA
- the LOC117746585 gene encoding WD repeat-containing protein 37 isoform X4 produces MPVESGSSAAARQAKQKRKSHSLSIRRTNSTEQERFGLQRDMLEGQDSKLPLSMRSNLLDLFSQIEREFENLYIENLELRREMETLNDRLAADGQTLEGADLAKGALKTKASHSTSQLSQKLKTTYKASTSKIVSSFKATTSRAVCQLVREYVGHRDGIWDLSVSRTQPVVLGTASADHSAMLWSIETGKCLLKYVGHQGSVNSIKFHPTEQMALTASGDQTAHIWRYMVQLPTPQPVADVSTPCEDDVEFSDKDEADGEVEGPNDCPSVRLATTTLRSHQGVVIAADWLLGGKQVVTASWDRAANLYDVETSELVHSLTGHDQELTHCCTHPTQRLVVTSSRDTTFRLWDFRDPSIHSVNVFQGHTDTVTSAVFTVGDNVVSGSDDRTVKVWDLKNMRSPIATIRTDSAVNRISVSVTQKVIALPHDNRQVRLFDMSGVRLARLPRSNRQGHRRMVCCSAWCEDNATCNLFTCGFDRQAIGWNINIPALLQEK; encoded by the exons GACTCCAAGCTGCCCCTGTCTATGAGGAGCAACCTGCTGGACCTGTTCAGTCAGATCGAGAGGGAGTTTGAAAACCTGTACATCGAAAACCTGGAAC TGCGCAGAGAAATGGAAACGCTGAACGACCGCTTGGCCGCGGACGGGCAGACCTTGGAAGGGGCCGATTTAGCCAAAGGAGCCCTGAAGACAAAAG CGAGTCACAGCACGAGCCAGCTGTCACAAAAACTAAAGACGACCTACAAGGCTTCAACAAGCAAG ATCGTGTCCAGTTTCAAAGCGACCACGTCCAGAGCCGTGTGCCAGCTGGTCCGGGAGTATGTCGGCCACAGAGACGGCATCTGGGACCTCAGCGTCTCCAGGACTCAACCTGTGGTGCTCGGCACCGCGTCTGCAG acCACTCTGCGATGCTGTGGAGCATTGAGACGGGAAAGTGCCTCCTCAAATACGTGGGCCATCAGGGATCAG TCAACTCCATCAAGTTCCACCCGACTGAACAGATGGCTCTGACGG CCTCTGGAGACCAGACGGCTCACATCTGGAGATACATGGTGCAGCTGCCGACTCCTCAGCCGGTGGCTGATGTCAGC ACGCCCTGCGAAGACGACGTGGAATTCTCGGACAAGGACGAGGCCGACGGCGAGGTCGAGGGTCCAAACGACTGCCCCTCTGTCCGCTTGGCCACCACGACTCTGCGCAGCCATCAGGGCGTGGTGATCGCCGCCGACTGGCTGTTGGGGGGCAAACAGGTGGTGACGGCGTCCTGGGACCGAGCCGCCAACCTGTACGACGTGGAGACGTCGGAGCTGGTCCACTCGCTCACCG gccATGACCAGGAGCTGACTCACTGCTGCACACACCCAACCCAGCGTCTGGTGGTGACCTCGTCCAGAGACACCACCTTCAGACTGTGGGACTTCAGAGACCCGTCCATCCACTCCGTCAACGTGTTCCAGGGACACACCGa CACGGTGACGTCCGCCGTGTTCACGGTGGGCGACAACGTGGTGTCGGGCAGCGACGATCGCACCGTCAAAGTGTGGGACCTGAAGAACATGAGGTCGCCCATCGCAACCATCCGCACCGACTCCGCTGTCAACAG GATCAGCGTGTCGGTGACCCAGAAGGTCATCGCTCTTCCTCACGACAATCGGCAGGTCCGGCTGTTCGACATGTCCGGGGTGCGGCTGGCTCGACTCCCACGAAGcaacagacag GGTCACCGGCGGATGGTGTGCTGCTCCGCCTGGTGTGAAGACAACGCCACCTGCAACCTGTTCACCTGCGGCTTCGACCGGCAGGCCATCGGCTGGAACATCAACATCCCCGCCCTGCTGCAGGAGAAATGA